The region CGATTGCAGTTTCAAAACGCAGCTAGGTCTATCTCGTCTTATCTTGTTGTTAAATCATGTTTAGCCTAGCCTAAGGTTTGGGTGGAACAGGCACAAAAGGTTTTAGCAATAACAAAAGTAGGGTTTGGTCAGGACATTGAGCTCTGAGTTATGTATATTGAATGAGTACTGGATACCAATTGTTTCCACATTTATTTGAATGAACTCAGTACAGTTTTCAACTTACTCTTAAtggtagaatgcacaaggtgcaatttcaaaattggGTAGTGCATAATCAGTTTTCCTCCTGTCATTgcgtgtcctgtgtggctcagtcggtagagcatggcgcttgcaacgccaagcgtcgtgggttcgattcccgctgggaccacccatatgtaaaagtagtggccccagccgacttgtaagtcgctttggacaaaagcgtctgctaaatgggatatattattatattattgcatACACTTAATAGTTGTGAAATCTGTTTGTGAatgtaatgtttaaaaaaaattaaactgCTCCACTCCCGCGTGGCGCTGTCGTCTAAGGCAGTGCTAGGGGTGTCAATACAGACCTGGAATCGATCCCAGgcagtatcacaaccggccgtgctCTGGAGTCCCGTAggtcggcgcacaattggcccagcgtcgtccgggttaggggagggtttggtcggggaGCTTGACTTGGCTaatcgtgcactagcgactccttgtggcgggccgggcgcctatAGGCTGACCTCTATCGTCAGGTGAACTGTGTTTCCGACACTGGTGCTTCTGGCTTAAGCAGGCGTGTGTTAACATGACTCGACCGtcgcctcccgagcccgttggatTTGCAGCGATGAGATGAtcgaaattgtggagaaaaaaagtagaactaccttaattttgctggaccccaggaagaggcaACTGCTaatggggaaccataataaaAACAAATACCCTAGAGCTATTTATAGCTTGTCAGAAATGTGCCGATCAACTaacccatgtcagctaacattgtTTTAGCTAGGTTGTAATGTTTGTCACTCATCACATGAATATACATTAGACAAGACATGGCGGACGTGAGATGttcaatgctggaaggggggcctgagtggaaaaagtttgggaacccctgctgTAGCCTCGTACTTGCGTATTAAATAACACTGGACTATGTCTAGGCTTACTGTATTCCACTTTGTACAATGTTTGATTGCATGTGTTCTCTAACAttttgtttttctaatatctTTCCACAGCCAAACAGTGATGGATTCCAAGCCTCGCCGGCTGCCCTTTACGGTGTCCAGCACCACGTCATCTTATTCTtcatcctcttccccctcctccctgggtTCCCTGGGATCCAGTAGGCTCTATGGAAGATCCAGTGTCCTGAACAGTGATCGCTTCACCAGGGCCACACCCCTTAAACCTGACCTCGACCACCAGGTACTGAACACCGTATGAGAGGGGGAAAGTGGCAGGTCACATACATTTGCTGACCCTAAATGTCACTTTGTATTCCTAACATATGTGACCTTTAGGTCTGGATTTCAATGAGAAGTTTCTGCCGGTTAAAAAATGATAAGAACACTTCAAATGTGTTTATAACCAAAGGAAGGGTAAGGCTCGGCAGTTGGGACAAGTTTAGCCTGTTTTCATGAAAACCAATGTTCTCTTTAAAATAAATGCAGTCGGGTGGGTAATTATTTTTCTCCCCCTAAGAACCAGGCTTTCTTTGCTGCCATCTGACTCTTGTCTAAGGGACCGTCTGGTACTCTCCCTCTTGGTTCCAGTCCTCTTCTCTATTTGGCGAGTTAGCCGTGTTCAGAGAAGGTATCTGTGTACTTTAGCTGGGGCTTTTTATAGGCCAGCCTAGATTCCTGCCAGTGTGATTTTCAGCCCGCCTGTCCTGTCAAGGACTGTGCCATTAGATAAAGTTACTACTGGGCTGTCTGTCTATTTGACTACTCTTCCAGAAGAGTCCTGGGCCCGGCTCATGCACAATAAACTGACTTAGTTGACACGTTTGCAAACACATTTGAGTAGAATGAATGCATTTGATGTAATGAAAAAAGATCAATGGCATTACCTAGCTAGCATGCAAGAATGTAGGAGTAATTGGTACAAGAATATTTAGACAAATGCAGTGTTTCCTCTATTCATTTAGTAGTGTTGGCCTCCGCTGCTAAATTGTTGCCGCCACTCCAAATAGAGGCCCCTATTGATTTTGTTTGAGTCGCTCTACTAGTTTAAGAACACGGCAGAAACCGTGgcgaaatgtgtagaattgcaggaagttACTTGTATTTAGCTTTTACAGCTAAATTGTCTTTGAGGGCCTTTAGAATTGTTGGTCTTGCCATTGGCACACCCGCTACAACGCTAACTTTGCCATCGCTGCTGAAAGAAATCCTGGGGGAAACTCTTCTCCTGTTTGTGGTGATCTTGGATTTGTACCATGTGTCAGCTACCTCACATTGCTCCATGTATTGACTTGCGCTAAACCCCGTGTGTTTTCACGGCCCTTGTGTCTCAGAGCTCTCGGTTCCTCAGCTCGACCAGGGACTACAGCAGTTCTGACAGCCGCCACTCCAGCTGGAAATCCCCTCTGAccacctcctctgtctcctacGATCGCTCCTGGGCCGAATCCTCACTGACCAGCCGCAGCAAACCGGTAAACTCACGATAGAACGGGGATCTGGTTCATTGGGTCACTAAGCTAACATACATAATTGTTTTGACATGGTCATATTGTGGATCATTTAGGCATTTGATTTcaaattttaggacccctttagctatcaataaaaaaaaatgtttgaataAAATATAGAATTTGGCCTTTACCATTATAGCCCATAGAAATTAGTTGATTAAAACATTTTATAAATGTTAAGACAGTCACAAAATGTAACTTAAGGTTcagaagtgtctgtcctatatctgggAGATAAAAGAGAGCTTGGTAAATAATGATTTATTTTGACCTATATTTAACCTTCatgagtcctgtgacacttgtgggggtcgtagagcgaCACTGAGAACACTATCGTGTTTGAGAGCCTCCCCTTTCCACCTTTGTCATAGTTTAGACGCTAAGTTTTGTGAGAAGACTGTCCGTCCCGTCCCCCACTTTTTTttggggatgtctcatggtctggccaacaccgctgtagctctgccacctaCCACCGCAGATGCGTCAGGGTGACCCAGGCGGATGTGGGGGCTTGAGACACAGCCCGTGCTGTCTTagatggattttgatggggatttttaaATGACGTTACCTAGATTAATACGTGCGTCAATAGACTTCAGGATTAAACCGTTTTACTTTTAGGTTTTGATTGTGATATTACTGATGCGTATTGCCAAGGTTCAAGTCCGTTTTGATTCATGTGATGGCATTCTGTGGGTTGTTTTATCAGACTGATTCAGAGACAAGACTGGGGACGTACTCAGGACTTCTCAGCAACCCAACTGATGATGGGGATACCAAACGGGCCAAACTGTCTTATAGTAACAGAGCTGCATATACAACAAGCCCCTCTGTGACTGGCTCCTCCTACTCCAGCAGTGTCCTCAACAGAGACTCAGGTATCTGACCCCTGGTTCAAAGGAGAGCTCGAGTTACAAATGTTTACAGTCTCTTTCCTTGAGCCCTTTTTAATGTATGAAAATACCTGGCAAATTTTTTTAAGTGTGAACTTTTCCTTTAAATATACTGCTGTTAGTTTCCATACACTTGATGAGCGCAGGTCTTGTGATAATCATGCAAACAATCATTGCCATTGCTTTGAGTGATGATAATAATATTAAATCTTCAGTTAACCTTACGACGTTGATGAAATGACGTTAATGTTTCCTAAATCCTTCGTGGTTTAACCAACTTAACTTTTCAAACATGCAGGTGAATAACAAACTGGCACCTTGTGTTTAGATTTGTCGTCGTGGAAGTCGTACCGGCCTCTGTCCAggtcgtcctcctcctcttcttcttcctcctcctcttcctcctcagagCCCCTGTGGTCCAGAAGGGAGCTGGAGAAGAGGAGCGAGGCGAGGAGTCTATCCAGTGTGGCTGATAACACCAGCTATAGGAGCTCCGGACTCACCTCATCCCTTTGTATGTAATCACACACAGTGACTCATTTGTGTGCATTGACTTACAAACCTATTGGCACATTTACTTACGCATTCAGTCATAAAACTGAAACATTTACATATTCGCACGCAAACGTAATACTGACACGCATGCAATCGCTAATGTGGACATGTTTGTGTTTTAGACCGGCCAGACCGTGTGACCTCCACCTATGCCCAGGGGGCCCGGCCCAAGGAgactctctactcctcctcttcctctagcaGGGAGAGCAGCTCCCTCAGCCGCCACCTCTCTTCCACCTACCAGCGCTCCCCACTGGCCCGGGACTCCGCCACCTCCACCTCCCGGGCCACCGGCCGCTCCCTGACCACCTCCACCCTCACCGCCTCCACCCGCCGCACCGCCAAGGAGCCCACTGAGAGCCGAGAGCCCGCTCTAGGAGTCTCCGTTACCTCTCGCCCCTCTTGGTACACAACCCCCTCAGCAAGACGGGAGGCCCGGGActccagcccccctccctccGCGCCAACCTCCACCCCCAGGACAACCCCGGAGGGTGGCGAGGCATCCGATGGACGTCGCTCCACCCGCCGCCTCCTCTCCCGCCTCTTCTCTCGGCGCTCCAGCCAGGACTCCAGCGGCTCCAGCTCTGGCTCCGCCTCCCGTTCCTTCGACTCGACCGAGGACAGCCCTGTCTCTGGAGGAGAAGGCCACGCACCCGTGGCTACCAGCGAGGAGAACGTCCGACCCCTAAGCGTGGAGCCCGTTCCCAGAGGCTCTGACGCGGCCCAGGCCTTTGCCTTCCTGAGGCGTCGCAGACAGGGCCTATCCCCGGTCCAGGAGGGCCAGACCCAGCGTGTCCTGGAGGCCTGGAGAGGGGGCAGCACCAGTGGTGTTGGAAGTAATACTTCAGGTTCCTCCTGGCTGTCGTCTTCCATCCGGACCCGCtgcactcctctcttctcccgcCGTAGAAGAGAAGGACGGGACGAAAGCGCTCGCCTGGCGTCCGGTGCAGATGAGGATTACCGCGGTACCCAGTTCCCCCTCAGGAGTAGAGACACCCCCGAGGCCAAGGCGGACGAAGACGACGACGAGGAGGAGGACGACGAAGGAGCGGTGGCTGCGGCGGCGGCAGCCTCAGGGGCGATGGGTGCTACCGCCGCCCTACAGGAGGAGTTGAGAGACATGGCGGGGAGTAGTCAGCGTTTGGCGCGGTTCATGAGCAGCCCACTGTTCCGTGTCCACGACAACGTCATGATTGCCGTGGATATGACGGGTGCTGCCAGGAGCCAACCGGAGGGCCAGGAGAAACCCACCTC is a window of Oncorhynchus masou masou isolate Uvic2021 chromosome 7, UVic_Omas_1.1, whole genome shotgun sequence DNA encoding:
- the LOC135543518 gene encoding E3 ubiquitin-protein ligase MARCHF7-like isoform X1 produces the protein MDSKPRRLPFTVSSTTSSYSSSSSPSSLGSLGSSRLYGRSSVLNSDRFTRATPLKPDLDHQSSRFLSSTRDYSSSDSRHSSWKSPLTTSSVSYDRSWAESSLTSRSKPTDSETRLGTYSGLLSNPTDDGDTKRAKLSYSNRAAYTTSPSVTGSSYSSSVLNRDSDLSSWKSYRPLSRSSSSSSSSSSSSSSEPLWSRRELEKRSEARSLSSVADNTSYRSSGLTSSLYRPDRVTSTYAQGARPKETLYSSSSSSRESSSLSRHLSSTYQRSPLARDSATSTSRATGRSLTTSTLTASTRRTAKEPTESREPALGVSVTSRPSWYTTPSARREARDSSPPPSAPTSTPRTTPEGGEASDGRRSTRRLLSRLFSRRSSQDSSGSSSGSASRSFDSTEDSPVSGGEGHAPVATSEENVRPLSVEPVPRGSDAAQAFAFLRRRRQGLSPVQEGQTQRVLEAWRGGSTSGVGSNTSGSSWLSSSIRTRCTPLFSRRRREGRDESARLASGADEDYRGTQFPLRSRDTPEAKADEDDDEEEDDEGAVAAAAAASGAMGATAALQEELRDMAGSSQRLARFMSSPLFRVHDNVMIAVDMTGAARSQPEGQEKPTSSRDPERLRKIQESLLLEDSDEEEGDLCRICQMGLESPSNPLIEPCHCTGSLQYVHQDCIKKWLRSKISSGTNLDAITTCELCKEKLHLNIENFDINELHRTHERSEYEFISCGLYLVVLLHLCEQRFSDVLGAANDAGFFNLARTLHEHMDNLESSYGESDEEEVVDTRPAIDFCDLDEDLEEEYN
- the LOC135543518 gene encoding E3 ubiquitin-protein ligase MARCHF7-like isoform X2 produces the protein MDSKPRRLPFTVSSTTSSYSSSSSPSSLGSLGSSRLYGRSSVLNSDRFTRATPLKPDLDHQSSRFLSSTRDYSSSDSRHSSWKSPLTTSSVSYDRSWAESSLTSRSKPTDSETRLGTYSGLLSNPTDDGDTKRAKLSYSNRAAYTTSPSVTGSSYSSSVLNRDSDLSSWKSYRPLSRSSSSSSSSSSSSSSEPLWSRRELEKRSEARSLSSVADNTSYRSSGLTSSLYRPDRVTSTYAQGARPKETLYSSSSSSRESSSLSRHLSSTYQRSPLARDSATSTSRATGRSLTTSTLTASTRRTAKEPTESREPALGVSVTSRPSWYTTPSARREARDSSPPPSAPTSTPRTTPEGGEASDGRRSTRRLLSRLFSRRSSQDSSGSSSGSASRSFDSTEDSPVSGGEGHAPVATSEENVRPLSVEPVPRGSDAAQAFAFLRRRRQGLSPVQEGQTQRVLEAWRGGSTSGVGSNTSGSSWLSSSIRTRCTPLFSRRRREGRDESARLASGADEDYRGTQFPLRSRDTPEAKADEDDDEEEDDEGAVAAAAAASGAMGATAALQEELRDMAGSSQRLARFMSSPLFRVHDNVMIAVDMTGAARSQPEGQEKPTSSRDPERLRKIQESLLLEDSDEEEGDLCRICQMGLESPSNPLIEPCHCTGSLQYVHQDCIKKWLRSKISSGTNLDAITTCELCKEKLHLNIENFDINELHRTHERSEYEFISCGLYLVVLLHLCEQRFSDVLGAANDAGFFNLARTLHEHMDNLESPYVFLHIA